The Ensifer adhaerens genome contains a region encoding:
- a CDS encoding heavy metal translocating P-type ATPase, translating to MTCASCVARVEKAIRAVPGVTEASVNLATERADVRFDATTKSADIVKAIENAGYGAAEDTIELGIEGMTCASCVARIEKALKTVPGVTQANVNLATERASVRVTKGIATAAALEEAVRVAGYAAKHITGDESVDREGEKREQETRKLARSLLIAGALTVPIFVLEMGSHFIPAVHDFVMTNIGMQESWYLQFVLTTLVLFGPGLRFYQKGVPALFRLAPDMNSLVAIGTSAAWVYSVVATFAPDLLPDGTANVYYEAAAVIVTLILLGRFLEARAKGRTSEAIKHLMGLQAKTARVIRNGETIEVPLSDVNAGDTVLVRPGDRVPVDGSVIDGNSYVDESMITGEPVPVEKVAGSEVVGGTINKTGSFTVRATKVGADTVLAQIIKMVEQAQGAKLPIQSLVDRVTAWFVPAVIAIALITFGIWLVFGPDPALTFALVNGVAVLIIACPCAMGLATPTSIMVGTGRAAEMGVLFRKGEALQTLRNATVIAVDKTGTLTKGRPELTDLETAAGFDSDTVLTLVAAVETRSEHPIAEAIVEAAKARGLVIAEPAKFEAIPGFGASAEVAGRTVHVGADRLMAQLKLDVSAFAEQAARLGSEGKSPLYAAIDGKLAAIIAVADPIKETTPQAIRMLHDLGLKVAMITGDNRRTAEAIAAKLGIDEVIAEVLPDGKVTALKKLKEGGRAVAFVGDGINDAPALAEADVGLAIGTGTDVAIESADVVLMSGDLLGVPNAIALSKATIRNIKENLFWAFAYNAVLIPVAAGALYPAYGLLLSPIFAAGAMALSSVFVLGNALRLRGFRPVAAATKAAH from the coding sequence ATGACCTGCGCGTCCTGCGTCGCACGCGTCGAAAAGGCGATCCGCGCCGTGCCCGGTGTCACCGAGGCCTCGGTCAATCTCGCAACGGAACGTGCCGATGTTCGCTTCGATGCGACCACCAAATCGGCCGATATCGTCAAGGCGATCGAAAACGCAGGATACGGTGCCGCCGAAGATACGATCGAACTCGGCATCGAAGGCATGACCTGCGCCTCCTGTGTCGCGCGCATCGAGAAGGCGCTGAAGACCGTGCCGGGCGTCACGCAAGCCAATGTCAATTTGGCGACCGAACGCGCCTCCGTCCGCGTGACGAAGGGCATCGCGACAGCCGCCGCATTGGAAGAGGCGGTTCGTGTTGCCGGCTACGCCGCCAAGCACATCACCGGCGACGAAAGCGTCGACCGCGAAGGCGAGAAGCGCGAACAGGAAACCCGAAAGCTCGCACGCTCCCTGCTCATCGCCGGCGCCTTGACGGTGCCGATCTTCGTGCTCGAAATGGGCTCGCACTTCATCCCCGCAGTGCATGATTTCGTCATGACCAATATCGGCATGCAGGAAAGCTGGTATCTGCAGTTTGTGCTGACGACGCTGGTGCTCTTCGGCCCAGGCCTGCGCTTCTATCAGAAGGGCGTCCCCGCGCTCTTCCGCCTGGCGCCGGACATGAACTCGCTCGTGGCGATCGGCACGTCGGCCGCGTGGGTCTATTCGGTCGTCGCCACCTTTGCGCCGGATCTCCTGCCTGACGGCACCGCCAACGTCTACTACGAGGCCGCGGCCGTCATCGTGACGCTGATCCTGCTCGGCCGCTTCCTGGAGGCCCGCGCCAAGGGCCGGACATCGGAAGCGATCAAGCACCTGATGGGCCTGCAGGCAAAGACCGCCCGCGTCATCCGCAACGGCGAGACGATCGAGGTTCCGCTTTCCGACGTCAACGCAGGCGACACCGTTCTCGTGCGTCCCGGCGACCGTGTTCCGGTCGATGGCAGCGTCATCGACGGCAACTCCTATGTCGACGAATCGATGATCACGGGCGAACCGGTTCCGGTTGAAAAGGTAGCCGGCAGCGAAGTGGTCGGCGGCACGATCAACAAGACCGGCTCCTTCACCGTCCGCGCCACCAAGGTCGGCGCCGATACGGTGCTGGCGCAGATCATCAAGATGGTCGAACAGGCCCAGGGCGCCAAGCTGCCGATCCAGTCACTGGTCGACCGCGTCACCGCCTGGTTCGTACCGGCTGTCATCGCCATTGCGCTGATCACCTTCGGCATCTGGCTGGTTTTCGGCCCGGATCCGGCGCTGACCTTCGCACTCGTCAATGGCGTCGCGGTGCTGATCATCGCCTGCCCATGCGCGATGGGCCTTGCCACCCCGACCTCGATCATGGTCGGCACCGGTCGTGCCGCCGAAATGGGCGTGCTCTTCCGCAAGGGCGAGGCGCTGCAGACGCTGCGCAACGCCACCGTCATCGCCGTCGACAAGACCGGCACGCTGACCAAGGGACGGCCGGAACTGACCGACCTCGAAACCGCCGCAGGCTTCGACAGCGACACCGTTCTGACGCTGGTCGCCGCCGTTGAGACCCGCTCCGAGCACCCGATCGCCGAAGCCATCGTCGAAGCGGCAAAGGCAAGGGGCCTGGTAATCGCCGAGCCGGCAAAGTTCGAGGCGATCCCCGGCTTCGGCGCCAGTGCCGAGGTCGCGGGCCGCACCGTCCATGTCGGCGCGGACCGGCTGATGGCGCAGTTGAAGCTCGACGTCTCGGCCTTTGCCGAACAGGCCGCTCGCCTGGGTTCGGAAGGCAAAAGCCCGCTCTATGCGGCGATCGACGGGAAGCTTGCAGCGATCATTGCGGTTGCCGACCCGATCAAGGAGACGACGCCACAGGCAATCCGCATGCTGCACGATCTTGGTCTCAAGGTCGCGATGATCACCGGAGACAACCGCCGCACGGCTGAAGCCATCGCCGCCAAGCTCGGCATCGACGAGGTCATCGCCGAGGTCCTGCCCGACGGCAAGGTCACGGCACTCAAGAAGCTCAAGGAAGGCGGACGGGCGGTTGCCTTCGTCGGCGACGGCATCAACGACGCGCCGGCGCTGGCCGAAGCCGATGTCGGGCTGGCGATCGGTACCGGCACGGATGTCGCCATCGAGAGCGCCGACGTGGTGCTGATGTCTGGTGATCTTCTCGGCGTGCCGAATGCGATCGCGCTTTCCAAGGCGACAATCCGCAATATCAAGGAGAACCTGTTCTGGGCCTTCGCCTATAACGCGGTACTGATCCCGGTTGCCGCCGGCGCACTCTATCCTGCCTATGGCCTCTTGCTGTCGCCGATCTTTGCGGCCGGCGCCATGGCGCTATCGAGCGTCTTCGTGCTCGGAAACGCGCTGCGTCTCAGAGGCTTCAGGCCCGTTGCGGCTGCAACGAAGGCCGCACACTGA
- the cueR gene encoding Cu(I)-responsive transcriptional regulator: protein MNIGEVSRASGVSTKMIRYYETIGLIPPADRSEAGYRNYGDNDVHTLRFIRRSRDLGFTVEQMADLLALWRDRSRASGEVKKIALEHVEILERKAEELKAMSRTLKHLAAHCHGDGRPDCPILDDLADAGNAPTKGTEPARFGASGIDPVRNRRHG from the coding sequence ATGAACATTGGTGAAGTCTCGCGCGCCTCCGGCGTCTCGACCAAGATGATCCGCTACTACGAGACCATCGGCCTGATCCCGCCGGCCGACCGCAGCGAAGCGGGCTACCGCAACTATGGCGACAACGACGTCCATACGCTGCGTTTCATCCGACGCTCGCGCGATCTCGGCTTCACCGTCGAGCAGATGGCCGATCTCCTGGCGCTCTGGCGCGACCGGTCGCGCGCCAGCGGCGAGGTCAAGAAGATTGCGCTCGAGCATGTCGAGATCCTCGAACGCAAGGCCGAGGAACTGAAGGCGATGAGCCGCACGTTGAAACATCTCGCCGCCCATTGCCATGGTGACGGACGGCCGGACTGTCCCATTCTCGACGACCTCGCGGACGCTGGAAACGCCCCCACGAAGGGAACGGAGCCCGCCCGTTTCGGTGCGAGCGGCATCGATCCGGTTCGCAACCGGCGCCATGGATGA
- a CDS encoding class I SAM-dependent methyltransferase, which translates to MPTDARLNEPRAEGRRRDSRLEKLLFRLEAQRICLEWAFREIAGRPGIVFEMGLGHGRTYDHLRIHLPDREIYVLDRETDCFADCTPPQNHLLLGDIEETLAAAATRFGGQVILAHADMGSYVEANNIVTSAKLSRCLPAVLSPHAIVLSDLPLELAGTSSLPHPPGAPKDTYFLYVNGPPCSADVPLRENVDCTGRNDDESQERNRAFGHHQHFRPSCKR; encoded by the coding sequence ATGCCGACGGACGCCAGATTGAACGAACCGCGTGCTGAAGGGAGACGTAGAGACTCCCGGCTCGAAAAATTGCTCTTCCGCCTGGAGGCCCAGCGCATCTGCCTCGAATGGGCCTTCCGAGAGATAGCCGGCCGTCCGGGCATTGTGTTCGAGATGGGTCTGGGTCACGGTCGCACCTATGACCACTTGCGCATCCATCTCCCGGACCGCGAGATCTATGTGCTGGATCGCGAGACCGACTGTTTCGCCGACTGCACGCCGCCACAGAATCACTTGCTGCTCGGCGACATCGAGGAGACGCTTGCTGCCGCAGCCACCCGCTTTGGCGGACAGGTCATCCTGGCACATGCGGATATGGGTTCGTATGTCGAAGCGAACAATATTGTGACGAGCGCCAAACTGAGCCGATGCCTCCCGGCGGTCCTTTCGCCGCATGCCATCGTCCTGTCCGATTTGCCGCTCGAACTTGCGGGGACCAGTTCGCTACCGCATCCACCGGGCGCACCCAAAGACACGTACTTTCTCTACGTCAACGGGCCGCCGTGTTCCGCTGACGTGCCGCTACGTGAGAACGTTGACTGCACGGGCCGCAACGATGACGAGAGTCAGGAGAGAAATCGCGCTTTCGGCCATCATCAACATTTTCGCCCGTCGTGTAAGCGGTAA
- a CDS encoding DUF2721 domain-containing protein: MSVDAAQLSTMITHAVAPAFLLNAVAAFVVILINRMAGVTERIRNLNQITDGDATRAWLKVDIARLKRRELLLNSSLHLAVIGGIVITFLLLLGFVVAFLGYRHEPGAGMLFIVAVCFLLASLFRLLQDVRLSLSEHDHHH, translated from the coding sequence ATGTCAGTCGACGCGGCTCAACTTTCGACCATGATCACCCACGCCGTCGCCCCTGCGTTTTTGCTGAACGCCGTTGCGGCCTTTGTGGTGATCCTGATCAATCGGATGGCCGGGGTAACGGAGCGGATCCGGAACCTTAATCAGATAACCGATGGCGACGCCACGCGCGCATGGCTGAAGGTCGACATCGCCCGCCTGAAACGGCGCGAACTGCTGTTGAACAGTTCTCTGCATCTGGCCGTGATTGGCGGAATCGTAATCACCTTCCTGTTGCTGCTTGGGTTCGTGGTTGCCTTCCTAGGTTATCGCCATGAGCCAGGCGCAGGCATGCTCTTTATCGTGGCTGTATGTTTTCTGTTGGCTTCGCTGTTTCGGCTCCTGCAGGACGTGCGACTTTCGCTGAGCGAGCACGACCATCACCATTAG
- a CDS encoding GSU2403 family nucleotidyltransferase fold protein produces MDKPADMPALGGVSAEPLRFLDFLIYEPIRAVMLHKSGLSVMVPAPERYAIHKLIVASRCVVDTLGSAKRDEDLRQAVLLFEALDVANRLNELSDALHEAWERGEAWRSAIKTGIGYMSRADRAKTEALFKELGVDPFKEDR; encoded by the coding sequence ATGGATAAACCGGCCGATATGCCAGCCCTTGGTGGAGTCTCGGCCGAACCGCTGAGGTTCCTGGACTTCCTGATCTATGAGCCGATCAGAGCCGTCATGCTGCACAAGTCAGGCCTCAGCGTGATGGTACCAGCTCCGGAGCGCTACGCGATCCACAAGCTGATTGTCGCCAGCCGCTGCGTCGTTGATACGCTTGGTTCCGCGAAACGGGACGAGGACTTGAGGCAGGCCGTTCTCCTGTTCGAAGCACTCGATGTCGCCAATCGGCTCAATGAGCTGTCGGACGCACTGCACGAGGCATGGGAGAGGGGAGAGGCCTGGCGCTCCGCGATCAAGACCGGAATCGGCTACATGAGCCGCGCTGATCGGGCGAAGACGGAAGCGTTGTTCAAGGAACTCGGCGTCGATCCCTTCAAGGAAGATAGGTAG